One window from the genome of Gopherus evgoodei ecotype Sinaloan lineage chromosome 2, rGopEvg1_v1.p, whole genome shotgun sequence encodes:
- the ASXL3 gene encoding putative Polycomb group protein ASXL3 isoform X5, with protein sequence MAETNNSNGEENGVCPKQIPEEASSNRDSSLTNTPVQSKLVSSFQQHTKKALKQALRQQQKRRNGVSMMVNKTVPRVVLTPLKVSDEQSDSPSGSESKNGEADSSDKEMKHGQRSPTGKQTSQHLKRLKKSGLGHLKWTKAEDIDIETPGSILVNTNLRALINKHTFASLPQHFQQYLLLLLPEVDRQMGSDGVLRLSSSALNNEFFAYAAQGWKQRLAEGEFTPEMQLRIRQEIEKEKKTEPWKERFFERFYGEKLGMSVEESMKLTSVQNSDEDESSLLCGSSGIPGPSKITTFEDHEQKSVKIPPLPERDFCQSLCNVEQVPVKDLMAESDSEGILVPDESVIQEEIAEEVETSICECQEENHKTEHEFSEEPVSPAGTNEEVEAVPLADNSASCVVMNDVVDTLSHIEIKMELKSECPQEEMSVVIDQLEDCLSPASSTTSVSDAAERDSESAKELSAPETQNSALESSLFTDGGIAVDMELQSDPDEQLSDNACISETSFSSESPEGPCMGIASPGGETQSNSEEPCTPASHETACSSEAASSENTEPDSQQKTIEESLHTPLMSEVSPVSTSPVTSETSLTSNLPLTSEASPASNLPLTSETSPMSDLPLTSETSSMSSVLLASETSVATSLPFLSETSPISNSPQSERLILQQRKSPCLSEESLSPLKAETSTIPKASQEENLIAEEKLIPCTTETVKMGPLANIPESSILEEPQSKNLTPQSCKSHTEIEKSYIASISELSSPEVIKIKNHHVQQRVEKKGVLSPLEISVVSEGTVGKSTELLPVKPHDKVYTSSLEKTSFSEVCRSKSHKQQSSAQIRLESSHSSKLLEPTKSPEVRIENRDAEIPKRKTAEQHSFGICKEKRARIEDDQSNRNAPLTSPSEKEQPPREEPRVPPLKIQLSKIGPPFIIKSQPVSKPEPRVSQSTSVSSGRNTGARTLADIKARAQQARAQREAAAAAAVAAAASIVSGSMGSPCEGGKTRTLAHIKEQTKAKLFAKHQARAHLLQTSKEAKSQLNSKECPSSIETSTPSDTKIEVSTGVIIVNPNCRSPSNKSAHLRETNTLLQQSLNTAALPETATDVSVHSSDENIPMPHLCEKIISSTSTENNNVPVLYSKNSVPASVCSTAMSGTIQELPFASSLDKSSVLMSVDSTNTTISACNVNMLKSTQGIDTPCIAIVPKCIDNTIVPASIDSTVLSNSSDEKRLPVSSSSANNAVSSQYTTVPTSSIASNLPNHLPGSSVLIPPVGTTTRFSSDKIAITGCSEQSTVSINTTVRAALSCSDVAAVVDSVARPPVSMFTGNMVTISSYDNTAKLSADNLEKNSGLRNRIDLSSKSQPVSFTQTAMNRSIPCKVIVDHTTTLNNNLSLAASIENAENSIDLQSRLVRAETALQNIACPQVSVISRPEIVSNESLEHSSSFITVTAKQEGKTLQAACTSLQEVPLTPQDKLIDFVAPGQGFVEQLRGPSAFKSEADAACVNQYNTNNRICWHDEEAMHTDQPMVSHLNPNKHKEYTEQNCLKNVKTEPSSYTQMSELQSRSLMTSIAVPVKSETTESDKCFRMDTEDFTGPKMPSQTAEIATSAQPTQTSKASATDSMEDSLSLSTETLKRVTSAGSSSCRLSSVEANNPLVTQLLQGNLPLEKVLPQPRSGAKLEINRLPLPLQTTSVCKTSASERSIVENPSSSPNPDGKGFTAGSIAPLQIRKRENHPKKRMARTVGEHTQMKCELGKVSVDTDVKVAPCVISSSMNQLGHGQPFKQEWLNKHAVQNRIAHSPEIKQQKRPLPSCSFQQNLFHIDKNGSFHAEASTSHRQHFYQMSMAARGPIPTAALLQTTSKVPSVCNAFAFSRHLEQKGLGEVSISAAAHQLRLGSVFSPNIQIKEGDDIASASQTLQNKTLVHPLPPPPIPNAEVASDQKQLTVTMETTKRLSWPQPASICSNIKSEPVSFEEGLSSSCELGIKQASYDQNEVKEQLKAFALKNADFSSYLLSEPQKPFTQLATQKIQTQHPQQQQLCGSYPTIHFGSTSFKRAASAIEKSIGILGSGSNTATGLSNQNVPIPVQKFADSSNADELELKCSCRLKAMIVCKGCGAFCHDDCIGPSKLCVACLVVR encoded by the exons ATGGGAAGTGATGGAGTTTTGCGCCTCAGTAGTTCCGCTCTAaataatgaattctttgcatatgCAGCACAAGGGTGGAAACAACGATTGGCAGAAG GAGAATTTACTCCAGAAATGCAGTTGCGCATCAGACAAGAGattgaaaaggaaaagaaaacagaaccTTGGAAGGAAAGGTTCTTTGAAAGGTTTTATGGTGAAAA GTTGGGAATGTCAGTAGAAGAATCTATGAAGCTCACTTCAGTACAGAACAGTGATGAAGATGAGAGTAGTTTGCTGTGTGGATCTTCTGGTATACCTGGTCCTTCTAAAATTACAACTTTTGAGGACCATGAACAGAAAAGCGTGAAGATTCCACCTCTTCCTGAAAGAGATTTCTGTCAGTCTCTTTGTAATGTGGAACAGGTTCCAGTCAAGGATCTAATGGCGGAATCAGATTCAGAGGGTATATTGGTACCTGACGAATCTGTAATTCAGGAAGAGATTGCTGAGGAGGTTGAGACAAGTATCTGTGAATGCCAAGAGGAGAACCATAAAACAGAACATGAGTTTTCAGAGGAGCCAGTAAGCCCAGCTGGTACTAATGAAGAAGTAGAAGCAGTGCCACTTGCAGACAACTCAGCATCTTGTGTTGTAATGAATGATGTAGTTGATACTTTGTCTCACATTGAAATTAAAATGGAGTTGAAATCAGAATGTCCTCAGGAAGAAATGTCAGTTGTGATTGATCAGCTGGAGGATTGTTTATCACCTGCTTCTTCTACGACCtctgtcagtgatgcagcagagagagattcTGAGTCTGCGAAAGAGCTAAGTGCTCCAGAAACACAAAACTCTGCTTTAGAAAGCTCATTGTTCACTGATGGAGGCATTGCTGTTGATATGGAGCTACAGAGTGACCCTGATGAACAGttatctgataatgcttgtatttCTGAAACTTCCTTTTCCTCTGAAAGCCCAGAGGGACCTTGTATGGGTATTGCCTCTCCAGGAGGTGAGACACAGTCCAATTCAGAGGAACCCTGTACTCCAGCATCTCATGAAACAGCTTGTTCATCTGAGGCAGCCAGCAGTGAAAATACTGAACCTGATAGTCAGCAAAAGACCATTGAAGAAAGCCTGCACACACCTTTAATGTCAGAAGTATCTCCAGTGTCCACTTCACCTGTAACCTCAGAAACATCTCTGACATCAAACTTACCTTTGACATCAGAGGCATCACCAGCTTCTAATTTACCTTTAACATCAGAAACCTCTCCGATGTCTGATTTACCGTTAACATCAGAAACCTCTTCCATGTCTTCTGTACTTCTAGCTTCTGAAACATCTGTGGCAACCAGTTTACCTTTTCTGTCAGAAACGTCTCCAATTTCTAATTCCCCACAGAGTGAAAGACTTATTCTGCAACAAAGGAAATCACCATGTTTATCTGAAGAATCCCTCTCCCCTTTAAAAGCAGAAACTTCAACCATTCCTAAGGCATCTCAAGAGGAAAATCTTATTGCGGAAGAGAAACTGATTCCGTGTACAACTGAAACTGTGAAAATGGGTCCTCTAGCAAATATACCTGAAAGTTCAATATTGGAAGAGCCCCAGAGCAAAAATCTTACTCCTCAATCATGCAAATCACATACTGAAATTGAGAAATCTTATATTGCTTCCATTTCAGAACTCTCTTCTCCAGAAGTGATCAAAATTAAAAATCATCATGTTCAGCAAAGAGTGGAAAAGAAAGGTGTGCTCTCGCCATTAGAGATATCTGTCGTATCAGAAGGGACAGTGGGCAAAAGCACTGAACTCCTTCCAGTTAAACCACATGATAAAGTATATACCTCATCTCTAGAAAAGACTTCATTCTCAGAAGTGTGCAGAAGTAAGTCACACAAACAACAAAGCAGTGCACAGATCCGGCTGGAGAGTTCCCATTCATCTAAGTTATTAGAACCCACAAAATCACCTGAAGTAAGAATTGAAAATAGAGATGCAGAGATCCCAAAGAGGAAGACTGCAGAACAGCACAGTTTTGGAATCTGTAAAGAGAAGAGAGCTAGAATAGAAGATGATCAGTCTAATCGTAATGCTCCATTGACAAGTCCATCTGAGAAAGAGCAGCCACCTAGAGAAGAGCCCCGAGTCCCACCCCTCAAG ATTCAACTTTCAAAAATTGGGCCACCTTTTATTATCAAGAGTCAACCTGTTTCAAAACCAGAACCTAGGGTTTCCCAGAGTACCTCAGTCAGCAGCGGGAGGAACACTGGGGCTAGAACTCTTGCAGATATCAAGGCAAGAGCTCAGCAAGCTAGAGCccagagagaggctgcagccGCAGCTGCTGTGGCAGCAGCTGCAAGCATAGTCTCTGGATCAATGGGGAGTCCCTGCGAAGGTGGGAAGACAAGAACACTGGCACACATCAAGGAGCAAACAAAGGCCAAACTATTTGCAAAGCATCAAGCCAGAGCCCACTTACTCCAGACCAGTAAAGAAGCGAAGTCGCAGCTCAATTCAAAGGAATGTCCTTCATCCATAGAAACCTCGACTCCTTCTGACACAAAGATTGAAGTTTCTACTGGTGTCATTATAGTTAATCCTAACTGCAGGTCTCCTAGCAACAAGTCTGCTCACCTCCGGGAGACTAACACTTTACTGCAGCAGTCACTTAACACAGCTGCATTGCCAGAAACTGCTACGGACGTATCTGTGCACAGTTCTGATGAAAACATACCTATGCCACATTTGTGTGAGAAAATTATCTCATCTACCTCCACTGAAAATAACAATGTGCCAGTGCTTTATAGTAAAAATTCAGTCCCTGCATCTGTTTGCAGCACTGCTATGTCGGGAACAATTCAAGAACTTCCCTTTGCAAGTTCTCTTGATAAATCCTCTGTTTTAATGTCTGTTGACAGTACAAACACAACAATTTCGGCTTGTAATGTAAACATGCTGAAATCTACCCAAGGGATTGATACTCCATGCATTGCCATTGTACCAAAATGTATTGATAACACTATTGTTCCAGCCTCAATAGACAGTACAGTCTTATCAAATTCAAGTGATGAGAAAAGGTTGCCAGTATCAAGTAGCAGTGCAAATAATGCAGTCTCCAGTCAATATACCACTGTGCCAACTTCGTCCATTGCAAGTAATTTGCCAAATCATCTCCCAGGTAGTTCTGTATTGATTCCCCCAGTGGGGACTACTACTAGATTTTCTTCTGATAAGATAGCCATAACTGGATGCAGTGAGCAAAGTACTGTATCCATTAACACTACTGTTAGAGCAGCTTTAAGCTGCAGTGATGTGGCTGCAGTAGTAGATTCTGTTGCAAGGCCACCCGTTTCAATGTTTACTGGTAATATGGTGACAATAAGTTCTTATGACAACACTGCTAAATTAAGTGCTGACAACTTGGAAAAAAATTCTGGACTACGAAACCGAATAGATCTGTCCAGTAAATCTCAGCCAGTGAGCTTTACACAAACAGCCATGAACAGGTCTATACCTTGTAAAGTCATTGTTGACCACACTACGACATTAAATAACAATTTGTCGCTGGCTGCTTccattgaaaatgcagaaaacagcaTAGATCTGCAGAGCAGACTTGTGAGGGCAGAAACTGCCTTACAAAATATAGCATGCCCTCAGGTGTCTGTAATAAGCAGGCCTGAAATAGTCAGTAATGAAAGCCTTGAGCACAGTTCCAGCTTCATAACTGTTACAGCGAAACAAGAGGGCAAAACCTTGCAGGCAGCTTGTACAAGTCTTCAAGAAGTGCCTCTTACTCCTCAAGATAAATTAATTGACTTTGTTGCCCCCGGCCAAGGTTTTGTGGAGCAGTTACGAGGTCCTTCAGCCTTTAAAAGTGAAGCAGATGCTGCCTGTGTCAATCAGTATAACACTAATAACAGAATTTGCTGGCATGATGAAGAGGCAATGCACACAGACCAGCCAATGGTCAGCCATCTTAACCCAAACAAGCATAAAGAATATACAGagcaaaactgtttaaaaaatgtcaaaactgaACCTTCAAGTTACACGCAAATGTCAGAGTTGCAGTCAAGGAGTCTTATGACAAGCATTGCTGTTCCTGTTAAATCAGAAACTACTGAATCTGATAAGTGCTTTAGGATGGACACTGAGGATTTTACCGGACCTAAAATGCCTAGCCAGACTGCAGAAATAGCCACAAGTGCACAGCCAACACAGACCTCCAAGGCATCTGCTACGGATTCCATGGAGGACTCTTTGTCATTGTCGACAGAAACCCTAAAAAGAGTTACAAGTGCTGGAAGCTCTAGCTGTCGTTTGTCATCAGTTGAGGCTAACAATCCTCTAGTGACACAGTTACTGCAAGGCAACCTGCCTTTGGAAAAAGTGCTGCCGCAGCCCAGATCAGGAGCCAAACTAGAAATTAACAGGCTTCCCTTGCCTTTGCAAACTACCTCAGTGTGTAAAACATCAGCATCTGAGAGAAGTATAGTTGAAAATCCTTCCAGCTCACCCAATCCAGATGGTAAAGGATTTACAGCAGGCAGCATAGCCCCACTACAAATTAGAAAGCGTGAAAACCATCCAAAGAAGCGGATGGCCAGGACTGTGGGGGAGCACACTCAAATGAAATGTGAGCTTGGGAAGGTATCAGTGGACACAGATGTTAAAGTGGCTCCTTGTGTGATCAGTTCCAGCATGAATCAACTAGGGCATGGTCAGCCATTTAAACAAGAGTGGCTGAACAAACATGCAGTTCAGAACAGAATTGCTCACAGTCCAGAGATCAAGCAGCAGAAGAGGCCACTGCCTTCATGCAGTTTCCAACAGAACTTATTTCACATTGACAAAAACGGCAGTTTTCATGCAGAAGCTAGTACCTCACACAGACAGCATTTTTACCAAATGTCCATGGCTGCAAGAGGCCCCATTCCTACGGCAGCTTTGTTGCAAACTACTTCAAAAGTCCCATCTGTCTGCAATGCTTTTGCTTTCAGTAGGCACCTGGAACAGAAGGGTTTGGGAGAGGTCAGCATTTCTGCAGCAGCTCACCAGCTGAGGCTAGGAAGTGTTTTTTCCCCTAATATTCAAATTAAGGAAGGTGATGACATTGCTAGTGCCTCACAAACTCTCCAGAATAAAACATTAgtgcatcctcttcctcctccccctattCCAAACGCAGAAGTTGCATCTGATCAAAAACAACTGACAGTTACTATGGAAACCACTAAAAGACTTAGTTGGCCTCAGCCAGCAAGCATCTGTAGCAATATAAAATCTGAACCTGTTTCTTTTGAGGAAGGTTTAAGCAGCAGCTGCGAACTAGGCATAAAACAAGCTTCCTACGATCAGAATGAAGTAAAAGAACAGTTAAAAGCATTTGcattaaaaaatgcagatttctCTTCCTATTTACTTTCTGAGCCACAGAAGCCTTTTACCCAATTAGCGACGCAGAAAATACAAACACAgcacccacagcagcagcagctctgtggaAGTTATCCAACTATACACTTTGGTAGCACAAGCTTCAAAAGGGCAGCATCTGCGATTGAAAAATCTATTGGAATTTTGGGAAGTGGCTCAAATACTGCTACAGGTCTGTCTAATCAAAACGTTCCGATTCCGGTTCAGAAATTTGCTGACAGCAGCAATGCAGATGAACTGGAACTGAAATGCTCTTGCAGGCTGAAAGCCATGATAGTGTGCAAAGGCTGTGGAGCCTTCTGCCATGATGACTGCATAGGCCCTTCAAAACTGTGTGTAGCTTGTTTAGTTGTACGGTAG